Part of the Natronobacterium gregoryi SP2 genome, CTTCGCTGGCGTCCCAGTGATCGCTATCAGCGCACCACGGGCCGAGACCGCGACCGTCGAGTACCTCGACTACCAGGTCGTCGACGACCGGGACTGGTCGCTCGAGGACGACGACCTCCTCGAGCAGGCCGCGAACGCGGATCTCGACGCCGGCGCTTACGGCACGTTCGAGGTGGGGCGTGACGAGTACGTCCTCGACGCGGCCGAAGCTGCAGGGCACGACTGGCCGTTTCACTGTCGAGCAGGCGGCTGCGTGAACTGTGCCGCGGTGCTTCTCGCGGGAGAACTCGAGATGGACGTCCAGCGGAGCCTCTCGGAAGAAGAGATAACGGAGAAGGGGTTCCGGCTGACCTGTGTGGCCACGCCAGCGAGCGACTCGATCGAGTTGGTCTACGGCGCGAAACACCGCGACGAACTGCGAGACCGCGTCGTCTAGAGTCTCCGTCCTGGGAACAGCTTTATCCGAGCGATCGATGTCCGTATAGTCACAGTCGCGTGACACGTCGATACCATGACGGCAGACACCAACAACGAACTCACCCATCATCTGGTCGTAGCGATCGGGAGTATCGCCGTGGCGGTCCTGCTGTGGGTCGTCGGATACGGCGGGCAGCGAGTCGTCGGTGCCGTTCCCTTCTTCGTCCTGTTTGTCGTGATGGTCATCGGCCCGCTGGTACGCATCCGGCCGTCGATCAGACGACGGTTTTCCGGGAACGTCCCCGTGAACTGGCGGTCGGAACTGGGTATCTGGTTCGCTATCTGGTCCGTTATCCACGTCCTGTTCGTCTTTGCGGCACGCGACTGGGATGTCGTCGGCTATCTCGTCGACATGAGTCCGTGGGCGTTCGGTGCCATGATCGCCGTCCTCATCGCAGTCGTGCTGGCGTTTACCTCCAACGACAGGGCCTACGACTATCTCGGCCCGAAAGCCTGGAAGTGGCACCAGAGCCACGGCACGTACGTCATCTTCTGGCTCGTGGCTGTCCACGGCTACGACCGGGCGTACCTCCGCCCGTACGAGGAGATGGGCTTTCCATCGGACGATCCGCTCCACCTGCTCTATCTCGCGATGATCGTCGTGGTGGTCGTTCTCCACGTGGTGGCGTTTGCGGCGGTCGTCTCCGAGTATCGCGAGAGCGGCGACTATCCGCCCGATCTGTGACCGCGCCGACCCTCGAGTTCGCACTCATCTCGTGTCTCGTCAGTATCGGTCGAAGTAGCGGTTCTGTACTGCAACGAAGACGGCCATCAGGATCGAGAACGCTGCGACGACGACGGCGATCTGGAGCCAGTGACCGAACTCGAGTGCGGTGACGCCAAAGAGGATGCTCAGTGGCGTGTACAACACCAGCAACTGGAGGGTGAGGGTGATCGCGATCGCGACCACCAGCCACCGGTTGTTCGAGAACAGTCCGAGGCCGTAGCGCGATCGGATCGCGCCGATACGGGCGATCGCCATGAACACGAACGCGGTGAACACCATCGTCTGGGCGAGCACCAGATCGCCAACGACCTGGTTGTAGTAGTAAAACAGCGGCAACAGCGTAGCCGTGATCAACACGGCGATGCCGCCGATCGACGAGACGATCCGTTCGGTTATCACGCCTTCGTCCGGCGGCCGCGGTGGCCGTTCCATGACATCGTCGGCTTCGGGATCGACGCCCAGCGTCAACGCTGGAATGCCGTCGGTAACGACGTTGATCCACAGGAACATGATCGGCGTCATCACCAGCCCTGCACCGGACATGATCCCGGTAAACAGCAGAAGGACGTGTGCGCCGTTGGCCGAGAGAAAGTAGTTGACGAACTTCCTCACGTTGTCGAAGATCCGCCGCCCCTGACGGACGGCGTCGCGGATCGTCGCGAAGTTGTCGTCGAGCAAGACGATGTCAGAGGCCTGTTCGGTGACGTCGGTCCCGCGAACCCCCATCGCGACGCCGACGTCGGCGTTCTTGACCGCCGGTGCGTCGTTGACGCCGTCGCCCGTCATCGCAACCGTGTGTCCTTTCCTCTGTAGCGTCTTGAGAATCCGCGTCTTGTGGTCGGGTGACGTCCGAGCGAAGACGTCGACGTCTTCGACCACCGCAGCCAGTTCCTCGTCGCTCATCTCCTCGAGTTCCGGCCCCTTGACTACCCGTGCCGACTCGAGACCGATCTCTGTGCCGACCGCTCGCGCGGTGGTCGCGTTGTCGCCGGTGATCATGACGACGTCGATGCCGGCGTCGAGACAGCCCTCGAGCGCACCGGTTACCTCGGATCGGGGTGGATCGAGCATTCCCTGGAGCCCGAGATAGACGAGGTCCTGCTCGTCGTCTTCGGAGACTTCGGCGGGAGCGTCGGGACGGACGGCAAAGGCCATCACCCGCAGGGCGTCCTCGGCGAAGGCCTCGTTGCGCGCTTCGATCTCGGCACGTCGTTCGTCGGTCAACTCGACGATTTCGCCGTCGACGTACTCGCGGGTACACCGCTCGAGGACGACCTCCGGTGCCCCCTTCGTGTACGCGACGCGGTCGCCACCGGGCGTCTCGTGGAGCGTCGTCATCCGCTTGCGATCGGAGGTGAACTCGACCTCGTCGATCCGCGGGTACCGTTCCCTGAGGTCCTCGTGGTCGAAGCCGGCTTTTCGGGCGGCAACGAAGAGGGAAATCTCGGTCGGGTCGCCGAGGTACACCCGTTCGTCGTCTTCGAAGCCGTCCCCCTCGTCGCCCTCGACCGCCTCCCCGCGATCCTCACGTCTACCCAGTTCGACGTCGTTACAGAGCATGCCACACCGGAGCAGTTCGTCGATCCGGCCGGGGTCGACCGTCTCGTCGCCCCGGCGGAACTCGCCGTCGGTGTCGTAGCCGGTGCCGGCCACGTCGTACGTTTCCCGGTTGGCCGCGATTCGGGTGACCGTCATCTCCTCCTCGGTCAGCGTTCCCGTCTTGTCGGTACAGATCACGTCGACGGAACCGAGCGCCTCGACGATCGGCAACCGGCGCACGAGCGCGTTCTGTTCGACCATCCGCCGGGCACCGAGCGCGAGCGAGAGCGTGACGACGGCCGGGAGTCCCTCGGGAACCGCAGAGACCGCGACGGCGACGGCCGTCATGAACACCTGCACCGGCTCCGTATCGCCGATCACCAGTTCCGTGATTCCGATCACCGTCACGACGCCGATGACGGCCGCGGCGATGATCTTGCCGAGTCGATCGAGTTCCGCCTGGAACGGCGTGTCGCGCTCTTCGGCTTCCTCGAGTGCCGTCGCGATCCGGCCGATTTCCGTCTCCGATCCCGTCTCGACGACGACCGCCGTCCCCGAGCCTCGCTCGACGACAGTGTCCTTGTGGAGGACGTTCGTCCGCTCGGCGATCGAGGCGTCGTCTTCGATCGTTTCAGGAGCTTTGGAGACGCTAACGCTCTCGCCGGTGAGTGCCGCCTCGTCGACCCGGAGGTTCGCCGACTCAATTACTCGCGCGTCGGCGGGGACGGCGTCGCCGGACTCGACGAAGACGACATCGCCGGGGACCACCCGCGTGGCGTCGACCTCGGTCTTCTCGCCGTCCCGGCTGACCATCGCGTACGTCGTCGAGAGCTCCTTCAGCGCTTGAATGCTCTGTTCTGCACGGTAGTCCTGGGCGAAGCCAAACAGCGTGATGAAGACCACGATGCCGGCGATGACGGCGGCATCGAGCGTCTCGCCGATCGCAGCCATGACGCCCGCCGCGACGATCAGTACCCAGATCAGCACCGACGTGTACTGCTCGAGGAAGATCCGAAGCGGCGAGGCACCTTCCTCGGTCTCGACTTCGTTTGGTCCGTGACGCTCGAGTCGTTCGCGCGCTTCTTCCGAGTCGAGTCCCTGCTCGGAGGTGTCGAGTTCTTCGTAGACGTCCTCGGGTAGCTGTGCGTGCCAGTTGCTGTCGCGCTCGGGCTCGGTTCGCTCGTCGTATTTTTGCTGTGACACGTGTATCGATCGCTAGCGGTGGTCGTTCGCCGATCGAATCGATACGGAATCCGTCAGTCGGTCGGTGAGAACGAGACGAGCCACCTGTCTTCGCGTTCTTCAGCGCCGACTTCGACAGTCTCGCCGCGGTCGATCTCGTCGCCGTTCGCTCCCCGAAGCTGTCCCGTGAGTCGAACGCCCTCGTCGAACGTCGCCACGACGACCGTGTACGGTGTCTCGTCGGCGTACTCGGGGATCGAACTGAAGATCGTCGTCGTCGCCGAGACCGTCGCCGTCTCCGAGAGCCGTCGCTCCTCGAACGTTTGCGTCCCACACTCGGGACAGACGATCCGTGGGGGGAGAGCAACCTCGCCACACTCCTCGCAGGCGAGGTAGATCGGCTCGCCGTCGTCGATCCCCTCCGCGAAGTCGACGAACCAGGGCTGCATCGTCACGCACCTCCCTCGAGGACGGTGACGACGCAACTCGCACCGCTGCCGCCGACGGTGTGGGTGAGACCGGTCCTCGGATCGGCAACCTGGTTCGGGTGGCGACCCTCGAGTTGTTTCGTGATTTCGACGATCTGAGCGACGCCAGTCGCTCCCACCGGATGGCCCTTCGCGAGCAGTCCGCCGGAGGTGTTGACGGGAATCCGGCCGCCGACGGCCGTCTCACCGTCGACGGCTCCGCGAGCCCCCTCGCCCCGCTCGAAGAAGCCCAGCGACTCGACTGCGAGTATCTCGGCGATCGTGAAACAGTCGTGGAGTTCGACGACGTCGACGTCCTCGGGCGAGACGCCGGCGCGGTCGTAGGCGTCCTCGGCGGCCCGTTCGGCAGCCCGCGTCCGCGCGAGGTCGGGTCGGTCCTGCAGAGCCAGCGAATCGCTGGCTTGCCCGGTGCCGGCGACCGACACCTCGGTCTCGAGGCCGCGGTCCTCGGCGTACGTCTCGCTGACCAGGACGGCCGCGCTCGCGCCGTCCGTGACCGGACAGCAGTCCTGGAGGTGCAACGGAGCCGCGACCGGCGGCGACTCGAGGACACTCTCGACGTCGGTCTCCTCCTGGCGCTGGGCGATCGGGTTCGTCGTGCCGTTCTCGTAGTTTTTGACCGCTACCGCGGCCAGTTCTTCGTTGCCGACGTCGAACTCGTTCATGTAGACCTGCGCCATCAGCGCGTAGATCCCGGGAAACGTGAGCCCGGCCGCGTTCTCGTACTCGTTGTCCGCAGCGTTTGCGAGCGCGTCGGTGACCTCCTGAATACCGCTGGCGTGCATCAGTTCGACCCCACCCACGAGCGCCACGTCCGCGTCGCCGGCCGCGATCGCCTGCACGCCGCATCGGGCGGCCGAACTCGCGGAGGCGCAGGCGCTTTCCGTTCGCATCGACGCGGCCCGCCGCGCGCCGACGTAGTCGGCGAGCATCGCACCGACGTGGGCCTGATCGTCGACGAGGTCGCCGATGAAGTTCCCTGCGTACAGTTCCTCGACGTCGCCGGGCGGCAGCGACGCGTCCTCGAGCGCCTCGAGTGCGGCGTCAGTAAACAGCTCGCGGGCCGACGAGTCGGGATGCTCGCCGAACTGGGTGCTGGCCACGCCAGCGATCTGAACGGTCATGCGCCGCTTCCTACCACGATGGTCCCCTTAACTTTGCATCCTCCAGCGACTGGTTTCGGCCCCGGCCTGTGCTCGGCCCTGGAATACTGCACGACCGAAAGAGAGAGTTCCCGTCGCCCCGTCCCTGGCGTTATTCGCGGACGAAACCGTCTGGACGACAGCGGTTGGAACGGCTTCTGGCGGTCCGACACGTAATCGGTCGGAATCGCGGACAGTTACGTCCAATCAGGGGGTATTGTTAACAATAGTGACGTTGGAGTGACGGACGTATGTCAGAAACAGTGCAACAGCTGGAACCCCTGGATCGGCGGCCACTCTCCGACCGAACGTGTCTCGTCACCGGGTCCTCGCGCGGAATCGGACGGGACATCGCACTCGAGTTCGCGCGTTGTGGCGCGGCCGTCGTGGTCAATTATCGGAGTTCCGACGGGCAGGCACGCGAGGTAACCGAACGGATCAGGCAACACGACGGGACGGCCATCGCCGTCGGTGCAGATGTCTCCGACCCCGAGGCAGTTCGGCGGATGGCCGCGGAGGTCCACGACGAACTCGGTCCGATCGACGTTCTCGTGAACAACGCCGGAATCACCATCGACCGGAAGTTCGAGAACATGACTGCCGAGGAGTGGTCGAACGTGATGGCCGTCAACCTCGATGGCACGTTCAACTGTACGAAGGCGTTCTACGACGACATCAAGGACGCCGACCAGGGACGACTCATCAACATCTCGAGTGTCGTCGGCCAGCAGGGAAACTACGGGCAGGCCAACTACGCCACCTCGAAAGGCGGGCTAATCGCGTTCACTCGGACGATCGCGCTGGAACTGGCCAGACACGACTCGACAGCAAACTGTGTTGCACCCGGCTTTACCCGGACGGACATGCTCGAGAAGGTCCCCGAACGAGTCCAAGAGCAGATCAGAGACGACATCCCGCTGAATCGGTTCGCCGAGACGAAAGACATCGTCGGCATGGTCCGGTTTCTTGCGGGCGAGTACGCCGACTACATGACCGGTCAAGTCATCGGGATCAACGGCGGCATGGAATGGTAAATCGCCTCGGCCTGTACCGTCTGTCGACCCCGACTGAGCGCACTGGACTCGAGTGGTTCGAGACGCCGAGGCGTCTCGCCGTTCCACGACACGGCATAGTACGAGGACTCGTCGAGGGAGGTTGCCATCCCGAGATCGTCCCGGAAAGCCACATCCCTGAACGTCCAGAGACATCGGCACGGTCCACCTGTAGAGGATCTATTATACGGCTGGCCGACGTACCGACTCGCATGACCGAGCGAATACTCGTTCCGTACGACGGTTCTGCCCCATCGAAGAAGGCACTCGAGTACACGGTCGAGAAGTTCGACGATCCGGCCGTCACGACTCTCTACGTCGTTCCGGCACCGGAAGGATACTGGACCGCCTTCGAGGACGACGAGATGGAAGCCGCGGAAGCCGGAAGAGCCCGAGAACAGGGACAGGAGACGCTCGACGAAGCGAGAGAAACCGGGACAGAACACGGCCACGACGTCGACACGGAGGTCGTAACCGGCAAGCCGGACCGAGCGATCCTCGACTACGCCGAAGACGAAGAGTACGACACGATCGTAATGGGAAGCCATGGTCGTGAGGGCGTCTCCCGGGTACTGCTTGGCAGCGTGGCCGAAAGCGTCGTTCGCCGGTCGCCGATTCCAGTCGTCGTCGTCCGGTAATCGTCGTGAACTCGATTCTCGTCCCGGTCGACGGCAGCGCCGCCGCAGGCCACGCCCTCGAGCAGGCACTGCAACTCGCCGACGAGAGCGACGAATCAGTCGAGGTCGACGTTCTCACGGTCGTCGACACGACGACGACTCCGATCCAGTTCGGCGTGACCGACGTCGTCGAGATCGACAGAGCCAGGATGCTCCTCGTCGACGAAATCGCCGCCGTCTCCGACGATCACGACGCCGAGATACACGGTGCCGTTCGTCGCGGACGGCCGGCCCGCATCGTCACCTCCTACGCCGACGAGCGAGACATCGACCTGATCGTCCTCGGCCGTACCGAGCACAGTAGCGTCGGCGAGACACTGTTCGGGAGCACTGCAGACCGAGTGGTCGAACGAGCACCAGTCCCCGTACTCGTCGTCCCGGAGACCGAAGCCGACGACGACCGTCCGCTGTCCCCACTCGACTGGTGTCCGGGGTGAGGGTTTAGTATCGTTCCAGTCCAACGTCAGGGACATGGCACGATCGATTCTCGTCGCCCACGACGACTCGTCACACGCACAGGCAGCACTCGAGTACGCCCTCGAGACGTTTCCCGACGCACGGATCGTCCTCTTTCACGCGATCGATCCGTTCGCGGTGACGGCCGACGAAAGTGAGTTGCCCCCACTGACGGAATCGTGGCTCGAGGAACAGCGGGCTGACGCGGCTGAACTCTTCGAGGAGGCCCGCGAGGCCGTCGTCGACGAGGACGTGACGATCGAGACTGACACCGCTGTCGGTTCCCCGCCGCAGACGATCCTCGGCTACGTCGAAGACTCGGAGATAGACCAGATCGTGCTCGGCGGACGTGGACGGAGTGCCGGACCGAGTTCGGAGTTTCGCCTCGGTAGCACTGCCGAACTCGTGGTTCGGCGTGCGAACGTTCCCGTCATCGTCGTGCGGTGAGCGAGTCGCT contains:
- a CDS encoding universal stress protein, whose translation is MNSILVPVDGSAAAGHALEQALQLADESDESVEVDVLTVVDTTTTPIQFGVTDVVEIDRARMLLVDEIAAVSDDHDAEIHGAVRRGRPARIVTSYADERDIDLIVLGRTEHSSVGETLFGSTADRVVERAPVPVLVVPETEADDDRPLSPLDWCPG
- a CDS encoding cation-translocating P-type ATPase; this encodes MSQQKYDERTEPERDSNWHAQLPEDVYEELDTSEQGLDSEEARERLERHGPNEVETEEGASPLRIFLEQYTSVLIWVLIVAAGVMAAIGETLDAAVIAGIVVFITLFGFAQDYRAEQSIQALKELSTTYAMVSRDGEKTEVDATRVVPGDVVFVESGDAVPADARVIESANLRVDEAALTGESVSVSKAPETIEDDASIAERTNVLHKDTVVERGSGTAVVVETGSETEIGRIATALEEAEERDTPFQAELDRLGKIIAAAVIGVVTVIGITELVIGDTEPVQVFMTAVAVAVSAVPEGLPAVVTLSLALGARRMVEQNALVRRLPIVEALGSVDVICTDKTGTLTEEEMTVTRIAANRETYDVAGTGYDTDGEFRRGDETVDPGRIDELLRCGMLCNDVELGRREDRGEAVEGDEGDGFEDDERVYLGDPTEISLFVAARKAGFDHEDLRERYPRIDEVEFTSDRKRMTTLHETPGGDRVAYTKGAPEVVLERCTREYVDGEIVELTDERRAEIEARNEAFAEDALRVMAFAVRPDAPAEVSEDDEQDLVYLGLQGMLDPPRSEVTGALEGCLDAGIDVVMITGDNATTARAVGTEIGLESARVVKGPELEEMSDEELAAVVEDVDVFARTSPDHKTRILKTLQRKGHTVAMTGDGVNDAPAVKNADVGVAMGVRGTDVTEQASDIVLLDDNFATIRDAVRQGRRIFDNVRKFVNYFLSANGAHVLLLFTGIMSGAGLVMTPIMFLWINVVTDGIPALTLGVDPEADDVMERPPRPPDEGVITERIVSSIGGIAVLITATLLPLFYYYNQVVGDLVLAQTMVFTAFVFMAIARIGAIRSRYGLGLFSNNRWLVVAIAITLTLQLLVLYTPLSILFGVTALEFGHWLQIAVVVAAFSILMAVFVAVQNRYFDRY
- a CDS encoding 3-oxoacyl-ACP reductase family protein, with the protein product MSETVQQLEPLDRRPLSDRTCLVTGSSRGIGRDIALEFARCGAAVVVNYRSSDGQAREVTERIRQHDGTAIAVGADVSDPEAVRRMAAEVHDELGPIDVLVNNAGITIDRKFENMTAEEWSNVMAVNLDGTFNCTKAFYDDIKDADQGRLINISSVVGQQGNYGQANYATSKGGLIAFTRTIALELARHDSTANCVAPGFTRTDMLEKVPERVQEQIRDDIPLNRFAETKDIVGMVRFLAGEYADYMTGQVIGINGGMEW
- a CDS encoding universal stress protein, encoding MARSILVAHDDSSHAQAALEYALETFPDARIVLFHAIDPFAVTADESELPPLTESWLEEQRADAAELFEEAREAVVDEDVTIETDTAVGSPPQTILGYVEDSEIDQIVLGGRGRSAGPSSEFRLGSTAELVVRRANVPVIVVR
- a CDS encoding Zn-ribbon domain-containing OB-fold protein is translated as MQPWFVDFAEGIDDGEPIYLACEECGEVALPPRIVCPECGTQTFEERRLSETATVSATTTIFSSIPEYADETPYTVVVATFDEGVRLTGQLRGANGDEIDRGETVEVGAEEREDRWLVSFSPTD
- a CDS encoding universal stress protein; its protein translation is MTERILVPYDGSAPSKKALEYTVEKFDDPAVTTLYVVPAPEGYWTAFEDDEMEAAEAGRAREQGQETLDEARETGTEHGHDVDTEVVTGKPDRAILDYAEDEEYDTIVMGSHGREGVSRVLLGSVAESVVRRSPIPVVVVR
- a CDS encoding thiolase domain-containing protein; amino-acid sequence: MTVQIAGVASTQFGEHPDSSARELFTDAALEALEDASLPPGDVEELYAGNFIGDLVDDQAHVGAMLADYVGARRAASMRTESACASASSAARCGVQAIAAGDADVALVGGVELMHASGIQEVTDALANAADNEYENAAGLTFPGIYALMAQVYMNEFDVGNEELAAVAVKNYENGTTNPIAQRQEETDVESVLESPPVAAPLHLQDCCPVTDGASAAVLVSETYAEDRGLETEVSVAGTGQASDSLALQDRPDLARTRAAERAAEDAYDRAGVSPEDVDVVELHDCFTIAEILAVESLGFFERGEGARGAVDGETAVGGRIPVNTSGGLLAKGHPVGATGVAQIVEITKQLEGRHPNQVADPRTGLTHTVGGSGASCVVTVLEGGA